A single genomic interval of Sphingobacteriales bacterium harbors:
- a CDS encoding dihydroorotate oxidase — translation MDISTRFSGISLDNCLYNASGAWCMTIAELVDLDVSCAGALVAKSCTLQPREGNPEPRYFPTAWGSINSMGLPNLGITAYLNYLTTQRAPNSTKPFFLSVAGLSLNENLDLLQQAAPFSSQFAAIELNLSCPNIPGKPQTGYDVGRTAYVLEQVFANYQHPLGVKLPPYFDMAHFDEMAAVLNNFPLSFVTCINSIGNGLVIDPQTDAVVIKPKGGFGGIGGDYIKPTALANVRRFYELLKPDIAIIGCGGVRTGRDAYEHILCGASAVQIGSQLMHEGPACFMRIAQELKALMAQKGHQSLQSFKGKLLQY, via the coding sequence ATGGATATTAGCACCCGGTTTTCCGGAATTAGCTTGGATAATTGCCTGTACAATGCTTCGGGCGCATGGTGTATGACCATTGCCGAATTAGTTGATTTAGACGTGAGTTGTGCCGGAGCTTTAGTAGCAAAAAGTTGTACCTTACAACCTCGCGAAGGCAACCCCGAGCCGCGGTATTTTCCTACTGCCTGGGGCAGTATTAACTCAATGGGCTTACCCAATTTAGGTATAACAGCCTATTTAAACTACTTAACAACGCAGCGCGCACCAAACAGCACAAAGCCCTTTTTTTTATCGGTCGCCGGCCTTAGCCTAAACGAAAATTTAGACCTACTGCAACAGGCAGCGCCATTTAGTAGTCAATTTGCAGCTATTGAGTTAAACTTATCGTGCCCCAATATACCCGGAAAACCCCAAACAGGCTATGATGTAGGCCGTACAGCTTACGTGCTCGAACAGGTTTTTGCCAACTATCAACACCCTTTGGGTGTTAAGTTGCCACCCTATTTCGACATGGCACATTTTGACGAAATGGCAGCTGTATTAAACAATTTTCCTTTGTCATTTGTAACTTGTATTAATAGTATAGGTAACGGCTTGGTAATTGACCCCCAAACCGATGCCGTTGTAATAAAACCCAAAGGCGGATTTGGCGGCATTGGCGGCGACTACATAAAACCTACCGCCTTAGCCAACGTGCGGCGCTTTTACGAGTTGCTAAAGCCAGATATTGCTATTATAGGCTGCGGGGGGGTGCGCACTGGTCGCGATGCCTACGAACATATTTTATGTGGCGCCTCGGCGGTGCAAATTGGCAGCCAATTAATGCACGAAGGGCCTGCTTGCTTTATGCGTATTGCCCAAGAGCTGAAAGCCCTGATGGCTCAAAAAGGACATCAAAGCCTGCAAAGTTTTAAAGGCAAACTGCTGCAATACTAA